From one Catenulispora sp. GP43 genomic stretch:
- a CDS encoding LuxR C-terminal-related transcriptional regulator: MSVLVDNTANLIAYRPARLTAMVVVADPRVRQSVTRHLWALGVRDVLEAQTAAEARSRMSATRDLAVVDIHLPDGSGLQLLAEMRAAGWAGGLAVSAADDAGAVRAALASGVRGFVITGARPVAAGRPGLTGVHAASANRVRPAGGLPPGAAALAGANGAAQAAHAGCRDLSAREIEVLRLVADGRSNKAIGQAMGLSALTVKSHLARIARKLGTGDRAGMVAVALRGGTIH, from the coding sequence GTGTCGGTACTCGTCGACAACACCGCCAACCTGATCGCATACCGGCCGGCGCGCCTGACCGCGATGGTCGTCGTGGCCGACCCCCGCGTACGCCAGTCGGTGACCCGGCACCTGTGGGCGCTCGGCGTCCGCGACGTGCTCGAGGCGCAGACCGCCGCCGAGGCGCGCAGCCGGATGTCCGCCACGCGCGATCTGGCCGTCGTGGACATCCATCTGCCCGACGGCTCAGGACTTCAGCTACTGGCCGAGATGCGGGCCGCGGGCTGGGCCGGCGGCCTGGCCGTGTCGGCCGCCGACGACGCCGGCGCGGTCCGGGCCGCCCTGGCCTCCGGCGTGCGCGGGTTCGTCATCACCGGAGCGCGCCCGGTCGCCGCCGGCCGCCCGGGGCTGACCGGCGTCCACGCCGCCAGCGCCAACCGGGTCCGCCCGGCCGGCGGCCTGCCACCGGGCGCCGCCGCCCTGGCCGGGGCCAACGGCGCCGCGCAGGCCGCGCACGCCGGCTGCCGCGACCTGTCGGCCCGCGAGATCGAGGTGCTGCGGCTGGTCGCCGACGGCCGCTCGAACAAGGCCATCGGGCAGGCGATGGGCCTGTCGGCGCTCACCGTGAAGAGCCACCTGGCGCGCATCGCCCGCAAGCTGGGCACGGGCGACCGGGCCGGCATGGTCGCGGTCGCGCTGCGCGGCGGGACCATTCACTGA
- a CDS encoding DUF3000 domain-containing protein, with the protein MAPSRADDPREFAEAVAALTAAPLPAAIELDPLPSPVNLAPFAYAVGGAVVRTGQAGVDQAGVDQDGGEEDLATGRLVLLHRPGGFEEWRGAWRFVVLVEADLEAEIAEDPLLAEVAWSWLLDALAEHGAPFTAEGGTVSRSSSRGFGGLSGRPATTAVEVRASWTPVPGPEGGGDGIDFGAHLQAWCALMMMCAGLPPEYEGVANLPPAGSRR; encoded by the coding sequence ATGGCACCCAGCCGCGCGGACGACCCGCGGGAGTTCGCGGAGGCCGTCGCCGCCTTGACGGCGGCGCCCTTGCCGGCCGCGATCGAGCTCGACCCGCTGCCCTCCCCGGTGAACCTGGCCCCCTTCGCGTACGCCGTCGGCGGAGCCGTCGTCCGCACCGGTCAGGCCGGCGTCGACCAGGCTGGCGTCGACCAGGATGGCGGCGAGGAGGACCTGGCCACCGGCCGCCTGGTGCTGCTGCACCGCCCCGGCGGCTTCGAGGAGTGGCGCGGCGCGTGGCGGTTCGTGGTGCTGGTCGAGGCGGACCTGGAGGCGGAGATCGCCGAGGACCCGCTGCTGGCCGAGGTCGCCTGGTCCTGGCTGCTGGACGCGCTGGCCGAGCACGGCGCGCCGTTCACCGCCGAGGGCGGCACGGTCTCCCGCTCGTCCTCGCGCGGCTTCGGCGGGCTGTCCGGCCGGCCGGCGACCACGGCGGTGGAGGTGCGGGCGTCCTGGACGCCGGTCCCCGGGCCCGAGGGCGGCGGCGACGGCATCGATTTCGGCGCGCATCTTCAGGCGTGGTGCGCTCTGATGATGATGTGCGCGGGCCTGCCGCCGGAGTACGAGGGCGTGGCGAACCTGCCGCCGGCTGGCTCGCGCCGGTGA